The genomic window ACGGAAAGGTCAAAGACAATGATGGGAATATTGTTGTCCTTACACAGGGCGATCGCCGTACTATCCATCACCTGTAGATCATGGGTGAGCACATGCCCGTAGGTCAAACTTTTATACCGCCTAGCCCCAGGATTCAAGTGAGGATCGGCATCATAAATCCCATCAACTTTCGTTGCCTTAAAGACAACTTCCGCGGCAATTTCTGCTGCCCGGAGCGCGGCCGTTGTATCGGTGGTGAAATAGGGATTACCGGAACCGGCCCCAAAAATCACCACTCGCCCCTTTTCCAGGTGGCGAATCGCACGACGGCGAATATAGGGTTCGGCAATTTGCTGCATCGCGATCGCCGTTTGAACCCGTGTGGGCACCCCAATTTGTTCCAGGGCATCTTGGAGGGTCATGGCATTCATGACCGTTGCCAGCATCCCGATGTAGTCAGCGGTGGAGCGATCCATGACCCCCCCGCTGACCCCCCCGCAACCCCCGCGAAAAAATATTGCCACCCCCGACCACGATCGCGACTTGAATTCCCGTGGCAATGACTTCGGCAATCTCTTGAGCTATTGCCTGTACCATGGCAGGGTCAATCCCATAGGTGAGACTTCCCATTAAAGCTTCCCCACTCAGCTTCAGCAGAATGCGGCGGTAAGTTATCCCCATGCAACCCTATTATTTAATCAACATTGTCCCCCACCTAAGATACCAGCAGAGATGGCCAAAGTAACACCAATGGGGGGGAGAAAATTCATTCAGAGGTAGGATGTCACGAGCGCCATTTGATGGAACAGCCCACCGCAGATGCTTCTAAGGTCTGGATGGGTTCCTGTTTTAGCAGTTGGGCGATCGCCTGTTGCAGATAGGGGGTGGCTACCTCCGAAGACGGGGAGGGTTGGTCATCAATTGCCCCCCGGTAACGCAAAATGCCCTGAGGATCTACCAGAAACGCTTCTGGGGGTTTTTCCTGCCCCCAAACTCCGAGCCACCTCTTGGGTGACATCCCGGAGGTAAGGGAAATTAAGTTGATGGTTACTGGCAAAGGTCTTCATGCTGTCAAAGCTATCTTCGGGATAGCGATCGGCATCGTTGGCATTGATGCCAATTAAGGTACAACCCTGATCTTGGAAAGTTTCTTGTAGTTGCTTGAGCCGATCCAGATAGCCCTTAACGTAGGGGCAATGGTTACACATGACAATGATGGCAACTGCTTGAAACCGCTCCAGGTAGCGAGCCAAGTGATGCACGTTACCATCGATTCCCGGTAATTCAAAATCTGGAGCATAGTCACCGATTTGCGTACCCATGGGTTCCTAGCCTCCGCTCCGGCAGGTTGATACAGTTGCCAGAATATCAGAACGGGGACTTGGTGTCACACCTGCCAGGGTGTGTCCCAGGGCGCTCCCCCTACTTCCAATCCACCCAGATCACTGGTCGCCGCCAGGATCAGTTGATCGGTATGGCGATGGCGCAATTTCAGGTGAATGTGTCCCTGGGTAGTATCTCGACACCATCGTTGCAGTCCCTGGGCGGTTGGCACCCGCACCCAGGTACCCGGCTCCCAACAGCTCGCCTCTAGGGCGATCGCATAGTCCGCATTCTCGGCCTGCATGCGCCAGTGTCCCCATGGTTGAATTTGCCAATGGATTTGGGCATTCCAGGGAGCGAACTCGTAGAACCGACCTTGGTGGTGCAGCCCCACCATGCCCACGGATTCGTGCCACCCCAACACCTGTCGGCGGCCACCCCCCGCAGTTAAGGCCAAGTCTGGTTGCTGGGAGAAGGCATTACAGTGCAGCCAAAACCACTTCTGGGGAAAGGCACCCCCCCAGTTTTTCTCCGCATAGGCAGGGGCATTGATAAAGGTGTAACGCTGGCCGTACCAGTCGATCCAACCCGTTGCCCGACCAGTGGCCATCAGAACTTGCCAACCTGGCTCAAAAATGGGTAGCAATGACAACCACCCTGCGGTAGCTTGGGGGAGTTTACCGCGATCGCCGCAGGTATCCAGGGGTTGCACCCCATACTGCCAGCGAACAACGGCCTGGGAACCCGGATCGGCAAGTTGCCCCTGATGCCCGTGGGCAGTCACCTGATATCCCTCGAGAACCTGTTGGGCAAAGACCGCTGGTTTTAAGTAGCGCGGCACCTGTGCCTCCCTCGCTTTACCCCAATGCCCTAACCCTAACCCATGCCGCCACGCCCAAAAGTTGTGGATTTGGGGAAAGGTACGGCAAAGATAGGTATGCCCTGGCCCCAGAATTTGGGCGGCTCCTCCCGGCATCGCCCCTGCCTGATTTTCAATCGAGTACATAAAGGCAAAGGATGCTCCCTGGTTGGGGAGGGTGAGCCGGAAATACCAGCCTTCAAAGTAGGGTTGATGGGGGAGCCACCCCCCGTCATGGTAGCCGCTATGGGGGGGCTGCAAGTAGTGGTGCAGATCTGACATCCATTTAGCGGTGAAACAACGACGAAGGTTTAGGGACGGTTGAGGTGACGCAGCACTTGGTCAGACTGACGAATTTGGGCGGCGCTGAACCCTGCTTCATTGAGGTAATCTAAAAACCCTGGATCACGATAGCGGGGATCGAGATTGATGGCAGCGGCAAAGGCTTGTTTGGCAAGGGTGATTGCCCCGTTATCCCAGTAGGCGATCGCCAGGGCGACGAGGGGATGAGGATTTGTCGGTTCTAGGTCAGCTGCCAACTCTGCCGTTGCGATCGCCCAGTTATATTGCTTTAACTGATGTAAGGCCAAACTCATGTTGTAATAGGCAATTTCATTCTCTGGTTTGAGCAGCGCCGCCCAGGTGTGAACTACCACTGCTGCCGTCGGATCTCCATTCACTAAGTAGACAATTCCCAGGGCATTCAAGGCCGGAACCTGCTTGGGATCGCGAACCAACACCCGCACCAGGGTGTCCGCAGCGGCGGCTCCCTGTCCCGCCCGATGGTACGTCCAACCCAGCATCACCCGCCCTGACAGATCCTTGGGATCTAAGGCAACCGCCTGCTGTAAGGCCGCGATCGCCGCTGGATACTGCTCC from Neosynechococcus sphagnicola sy1 includes these protein-coding regions:
- a CDS encoding tetratricopeptide repeat protein — its product is MTRWLGCLPLLLSLGTLPSAMAALTASDYRQQGLRYRDQEQYPAAIAALQQAVALDPKDLSGRVMLGWTYHRAGQGAAAADTLVRVLVRDPKQVPALNALGIVYLVNGDPTAAVVVHTWAALLKPENEIAYYNMSLALHQLKQYNWAIATAELAADLEPTNPHPLVALAIAYWDNGAITLAKQAFAAAINLDPRYRDPGFLDYLNEAGFSAAQIRQSDQVLRHLNRP
- a CDS encoding tocopherol cyclase family protein, which codes for MSDLHHYLQPPHSGYHDGGWLPHQPYFEGWYFRLTLPNQGASFAFMYSIENQAGAMPGGAAQILGPGHTYLCRTFPQIHNFWAWRHGLGLGHWGKAREAQVPRYLKPAVFAQQVLEGYQVTAHGHQGQLADPGSQAVVRWQYGVQPLDTCGDRGKLPQATAGWLSLLPIFEPGWQVLMATGRATGWIDWYGQRYTFINAPAYAEKNWGGAFPQKWFWLHCNAFSQQPDLALTAGGGRRQVLGWHESVGMVGLHHQGRFYEFAPWNAQIHWQIQPWGHWRMQAENADYAIALEASCWEPGTWVRVPTAQGLQRWCRDTTQGHIHLKLRHRHTDQLILAATSDLGGLEVGGAPWDTPWQV
- a CDS encoding redoxin domain-containing protein gives rise to the protein MGTQIGDYAPDFELPGIDGNVHHLARYLERFQAVAIIVMCNHCPYVKGYLDRLKQLQETFQDQGCTLIGINANDADRYPEDSFDSMKTFASNHQLNFPYLRDVTQEVARSLGAGKTPRSVSGRSSGHFALPGGN